Part of the Desulfonatronovibrio magnus genome is shown below.
GATAGCAGCATTGTTGAACCTTAATTTTTTGCTTCCCAGGCTTTATTCAGCTCTTCAATAAGAGTATCGGTCAAATTTAAGGCATCACTGGCATAAATGATGCCGCTGCCCTGAGCATCAAAAATCATAGTATAGTTGTTGGCTGCACCGTATTCATTTATGACATCAAAGAGCAAATCTATGATGGGATCCGACAGTGCCTGCTCTTCCTGCTGCATTCTTGCCTGGTAACCCTGAAACATTTCCTGGAACTCTCTTACTTTGCGGCGAAGCTCGGTTTCAAGGTCCTCCTGAGCGTCCTGACTAAGCACCAGACTTTGTTTTTCCATTTCTTCACGCATTTCTTCAAGCTTTGCCCGCTCCTGGTCAAGCTCTGCCCGCATATCCTCAA
Proteins encoded:
- a CDS encoding OmpH family outer membrane protein translates to MRKTIIILSAMLLLFCNAAAAEKFAYVEVQRVLETSKPGEEALNKLSKRFEDMRAELDQERAKLEEMREEMEKQSLVLSQDAQEDLETELRRKVREFQEMFQGYQARMQQEEQALSDPIIDLLFDVINEYGAANNYTMIFDAQGSGIIYASDALNLTDTLIEELNKAWEAKN